In the genome of Astatotilapia calliptera chromosome 18, fAstCal1.2, whole genome shotgun sequence, the window GTACATTGTTGGGTGAACCACGTTTTCCTGGTTGTAAATATCCCCAGTTTTGAAAAGTTGCAGTTGTTGCAGTTCTCACTACTCATAACTCATCTTGATATCTAAACGGCATTTTTACTAGTCTTTGTAGTACTTTGTAAAGCTGTGTTTAAAAACTCCTTGCTCTGTTTGACAGTATTTGATGTTACAGCAAATCCTGTTAAAAATTACATTCTCATAAGGAGAGAATTATTAGCCCTCCTATCTGTAAGACACAGTGGGTGACCACAGATGCTCCATCAAAGTTCCACCAAAGGTCACCCAACCAAAATAAGTGAAAACATCTGCGTGTgtttgctttcatgttgttttgcaTTCTTCTGAGTCACTCATCCAGTTATATTTGCTTTCagattaaaagaaacagaaggagGATACGGTGTTTTCCTGGAGTGTGACAACACAATTAAGGACTCCATCTTGAAACACTTGAAAGTATACAACCTCCGCAGAAAAGTCAACATTAGCCCTTGTTCAGAGCTCTCTGTGTGGGCTGTGCTGTCCCAGCAAAACAAGCCAGGTCAAGAGTTCAGTAAGCCTGAGCTTTCTTCCCCTGATAAAGCTCTGGCATGGGAGGCTGATCCAAGAACTCAGCAAATGGGCTGGAGATTTGTGCTACAGAGTGATGTTGATCCTCTCAAAGTCATTGCGTCCTGTCAGAAAGGAGATACTGAAGACTATCACAGACATCGCTATGCCATAGGTATGACACCAGCTttgaacaaagacaaacaagaaCAcccggagagagagagcaacttATTCCGAAGGGCAAGGGCTTTACTAAagctcttaattttttttttttttttttgggaggggggggggtgtttttaTAACAGTGGGAGGACAGGTTGCTTTTAATACAATATGCTCTATTATCTTTAGCCAGATAAGgacaaaaataagatttatgggcagcacggtggcatggtgattagcctcacagcaagaacgtcctgagttcaattccaccacctggccagggcctttctgtgtggagttttgttctccccgtgtttgcctgggttctctctgggtactccagcttcctcccacagtccagacatgcagttagtgggtttAGTTTAATTGGccattctaaattgcccatgaGTGTTAATagttgtgtctctctgtgttaggcTTGCGACAGATCTGCCACGTGTAGCAAACTGTTTTATTGGATATGCTATTATACCCTATTTATagtgtttattgttttgtttgatatgcttttattcccatgtgaagcactttgaaaaaacttcctgttttaagaaGCGCTATATAAAGACATTTTACTTACTTAGTTATTGCCTCTCGCCCTAccgtagctgggataggctccaggaaaaaaaaacctgctagCTAGATCCTGAGATGAAGATAAATTCATGCAGTGTGTGATTTTTGTTGTGAGGTCATAGGGTGTTGTATTGAAAAAAAGTATCGTGCAGCTCTCTCCATGCACTTTCATATGATATGTTATACTCTATGGGGTTTTTTATTTCCAATTTCTTTTCTAGGTCAACTTTGACCTTGGGCTATGAGAAATGAAGGTCGAGGTCAAATGCTTAGCCAACCTCAGTGTCCCCCAAGACCTGGAATATTGTTGCGAAGTTTGACAATGATCTATAAAAAAATTGTGGGTAATATGaagtttttgctgatttttagtTTTGGTGTGACCTTTACTGTATTCTCACCAAAGTTAAAATCGGCTCGAGGTGGCATTGGAATCtaccatcacacaaaatttAAACATGATATCTTGAAAGCTGTGGATGCTAGACtgctaacaaagagacagacaagcacagacaaaaggaggagggggtggtTCTGAGAAGCATTTATTTGTCTGAAAAAGTACTCTTATTTTATGACGCATGTTTGTGtcctttgctgtttttgttgtctaGGTCTACCTGAGGGAGTCAAAGACCTTCCTCCTGGGGTTGCATTACCACTAGAGTCCAATCTTGTCTACATGCAGGGTATCAGCTTTAGCAAGGGCTGTTACATTGGCCAGGAACTCACAGCCAGGACTCATCACACTGGTGTGATTCGAAAACGCCTGATGCCAGTACGCTTGTCATCTCCAGTGGAACACCTCGAGGAAGGAACGGCACTGTTAACCCAGTCAGGCAAGCCAGCTGGGAAGCACAGAGCAGGGACAGGAGAACTGGGCCTAAGTCTGATCCGCATGGCGCACGCCAAAGAGGTGTTGAC includes:
- the iba57 gene encoding iron-sulfur cluster assembly factor IBA57, mitochondrial — its product is MGVLCFARGVLASASGLGVYARKKPGGLCVTLLSSVLAPAGIRVRRYSQDTGNPKHSQGQFVCYYLPHRSLLKIQGQDTSAFLQGIITNDMAVLDEPEHRALYAHMLNVQGRTLYDIILYRLKETEGGYGVFLECDNTIKDSILKHLKVYNLRRKVNISPCSELSVWAVLSQQNKPGQEFSKPELSSPDKALAWEADPRTQQMGWRFVLQSDVDPLKVIASCQKGDTEDYHRHRYAIGLPEGVKDLPPGVALPLESNLVYMQGISFSKGCYIGQELTARTHHTGVIRKRLMPVRLSSPVEHLEEGTALLTQSGKPAGKHRAGTGELGLSLIRMAHAKEVLTLRSSDDTTVTLEASVPDWWPEDAKCN